TAATTGAACGCCCGCGCAATGCCTATCGCACCTAATGCATCCAGCCTGTCGGCATCCTGTACGATGTCGAGCTCTATAGAATCGAATTTTCGTTCGAAATTGCCGCCCTTGAAAGAAATATTCTCAATGATGTTTACCACATGTATGATAGTATCTTCGGCCACACCCTGCGCCGAAAGAAAGCGCCATGCCAGAGTTGGGCCAACCGTTTCATCCCCATCGTGGAACTTGCTGTCGGCAATATCGTGCAGTAGCGCACCCAACTGCACCACCAGCAGGTCGCAGTCCTCGCCTTTGGCAATATTCATGGCATTGTTATACACCCGCTCGATGTGGAACCAGTCGTGGCCGCCCTCGGCATGGGCAAGCTGTGCTTTAACAAAGGCTATAGTGATGTCTATCAGGTTGGTCATAGGGGATTTATTTCAGGTACAAATTACACTAATTATCAGAAAGATTTTATCTATTAACTCATATTTATTATTCCGACACAGGTTTTAATTGTCTGTCATACAACCATAAACTTCCGGTCATTATAAAACTATAAATCGCAAACCACCACGGGATAATATCGAATTCGCTGAGCACAAATGTAAAATAAACGCTCAAAAACGTGTAAATGCTTAAGATAATCTTCCTCGCAACCCCACTCAGGTATTTTTTGAGGTAAATATTTAGATAATAGAAAATTGCTATTGCCGGAAGCGATAAGACTGCGCCAAACATAACTATGAATAAATACATTGTAATAGCATATAATACCCAATCATTACCGTTGAAAAAATTAGGAATCAGAATTAATATAATCAATGGGGAAATGGCAACGGTTGTAGCCCATATTTTACAAGTATAGCGCATTTACAAGATTATTCGGTTTAATATTATCCGATTTGTTACTTCTTTAATTCGCGGCAAAAAGAAAGCCGCAACAGTGTGCGGCTCCTATATTATTTCACCAATGCAGGTGTCACCCATTTGAAGATGTGCGATTCCTCAGGGATTACAAGCCTTTCGGAGATGCGTGCCATGCGGTCCGGCAGCTTCATCAGGAAGTCACGCGCTTTTTCTGCTTCAGCGGTCAGCCCATTTATTTTATCGATCTGCCATTTGTCAATAAGCTTGCGCAGGATATCTACATAATCCATCGCGGTATATACCCCAATGCGTTGTGCCGAATCGGAGAACTGCTCAAATGCCTCGCCGATCTTCTGGCCTGATTCCCTCAGGAAGTGCGCCGGCATAACGATTTTTTGCTTCATCATGTACTGGAAGGCCAGCATCATTTCGCTTGGATCTACCTGGAAAATACGGTTGATGAACTCGCTATAGGCCATGTGGTGGCGCATCTCGTCGCCCGCAATAAGGCGGCAGGTCTTAGAGAGTTTGTTGTCGCCATATTTTTTTGCCAGCTGCGATACGCGGTTGTGCGATATGTAGGTGGCCAGCTCCTGGAAGCTGGTATATACAAAGTTTTTGTAGGGGTCGCGGTCGGTACCGATGTCAAAACCGTCGTTGATCAGGTGCTGTGTGGTCATTTCCACTTCGCGCATATTGATGCGGCCCGAAAGGTAAAGGTATTTGTTGAGCACATCGCCATGGCGGTTCTCTTCGCCGGTCCAGCTGCGCACCCATTTCGACCATCCGTTGCCGCCTTCATCTACCTGGTTGACGCCTTCTACGGTCATCAGCCATGATTCATAAGTGGGCAGCGCCTCTTCGGTAATAGTGTCGCCAACCATAACCACCCAAAAATCATACGGGAGGTCTTTAGCGATTTCGCGAAGCTCCTTAACATCGTCATAAAAGCTTTCGCTTTGCGGGTCGGGCAGCAGATCGGTAGGCTGCCAAATTTTTTCTACGGGAATGAGGTAGTCGTCAACAAATGTGTTGATGTCCTTTTCAAGCAATTGCATCACCTCAAGCCTTACATTGTGTGTAGACATAATATCTTAGTTTTTTATTCCTTGTACTACTGCATTCTCTGTTCGTTCCATCACTTCAGCAAAAGGAATATCTTTAATAGCAAAAGGTTCCTGTACCGTAAAAGTCAGACGGTTGCCCAATCCAAGCGGAAATTGCCCGTAACGCACCAACTTCCATGAATTGTTGATGCTGATAGGTACAATATACGCAGAAGGGGCGTATTTACAAAGTATTTTAAGACCGTTTTCAGAAAAGCGCTTCGGCTCGCCGGTCTTGCTTCTTGTCCCTTCGGGAAAGATCACTGCCGAACGCTTGTGTTTCTCAATATATTCGGCTATCTGTTTTATGGCAGGGAGCGCCTGTTTAGGGTCTTTACGGTCTATCAAAACGCTGCCGCCGTGCCTTAAATTGTAGGACACGCTCGGTATGCCTTTTCCTAACTCTTTCTTGCTGATGAATTTAGGGTGTACTTTGCGCATGAACCAGATAATGGGCGGTATGTCGTACATGCTCTGGTGGTTGGCTACAAGTATGAGCGGTGCACCCTGCGGAAGGCGGTCCAGGTGCTGTATATCGTAAGTTGTGCCAAGTATATGTGTGGTACGCACCAGGCAGCCATTGAGCAGGTCTACGCTCTTTTTATGGGCCTGGTAGCCGAATACGTTAAGGCAGATCCACTGGATAGGATGGAAGATGAGCAGCATTATTAAAAATGCCAGGTAAAATAATATGGATAAGGGATAGGATAATATCTTTTCCATTGATCGGGTTAAAATTCCGGTAAAAGTAAGCCCTTTTTGTGGAATACGAAAAAGTTTTAGTATGCAGGCATAACGATGTGATGAAGATCACTTTTTTATAGATAGTAATGGAACGCGGATGACGCGGATGACCGCAGATTTTATATTCAATACCTATAATATGTTTTATTCAATTTACAAGTCCGGCTTTCCTTAAGGCAGGGTAAATTTTCACGAGCTATGAGATAATCCGTGAAAATCTGCCCCATCCGCGTCATCCGCGTTCCAAATTCACTGCTAATAAAAAACCACGCCGTTAAAGCGTGGTTTACTATAAAATCTAAAATTGCTGTTTAGCAAAATTCTTCGTAAGCATCTTTCAGGTTCTCTGCGATCATTTCTGCAGGGCGGCCCTCAATGTGATGGCGCTCCAGCATATGTACCAACTCGCCATTTTTGAACAAGGCCATACTTGGCGATGATGGCGGGAAAGGGAACATCTGGCTCCTTGCCTCATCTACCGCTTCTTTGTCTACACCGGCGAAAACCGTGATAAGGTGGTCCGGTTTTTTAGCGCCGTCAAGGCTCATTTTAGCGCCCGGGCGTGCATTGCGCGCTGCACAGCCGCATACCGAGTTTACTACTACAAGGGTAGTACCTTCTTTAGACATTGCATTTTTTACCGCATCGGCTGTATATAATTCTTCAAAGCCTGCGTCAGACAGTTCTGCGCGCATTGGCCTTACTAATTCTTCTGGATACATAATTCAATTAATTAATAATTACGGTACAAAGATATATAATTTCCGCCTAATTTATAACAGCAACTTTTTTTATTACAGACGGAACAGCCTTTTAAAAAGGGCTTTGATAAACAGGCCTTTCGGGCATTGCCATATCACTTTCAGCTCTTCAATGAATGACGTTTCCTCATCAAGGAATTTGAATACCGGCGCCGCCTTTCCGGACCTGAACATGGCCGAGAATATTGCCGCGCCCTTGTGGTTTTTTTCGGCCAGTATATCAAGGAGCAACAGGTCGTAAAACCAAAATCGGTTTTTCTTATGAAACTTCCTCATGTCCGGTCCATCGGAAAGCAAATGGCCTACAAGCCTGTCCGATAGCTTGTCGGCATTGCGGAAGGTATAGCCCGTACTTGCTTTGGTCCACCCGCCGGCCGACCCGATATGAACGATATTCTTCGTGTTGCGTTTCCAAAAAGGATAACATGTCATGGGGATGCTGCCTTTTTCCGTGTCGATGATCTTATAGGATATGGCGCCCAGGTCATCAAGATAGCTTTTTATGGCATCTTCATATTCTTTTTGCGGAAGCAGGTCTTTCGAGAAAAGCGTGTACTCTACAATAGCTTCGGTTTCGGACAAAGGAAGGGCATACATAAAGCGTGTGTTGCCTTTTTGTAGAACGCTGAAGTCCATGAACGTGGGGCACTGTGGGTCAAACACCGGTTTTTCAGTTGCCACATGCCATCCAATGAAATGCTGCTGCAGTACAGGGTATTTGTTTTGCGACAAAGGAAGCGCCGGGTTATAAATGCTGTTAAAAAGCCTGTTGCAGGTGTAGCTTTCACTGCCTGCCATCACCGTCACCCTGCTTCCTGAATCGGCAAACTCAACAACTCTCTTGTTAGCAAACTCAATGTTGGGATGATTTCGCAACTCATCAAAAACAAAATTATAAAAGTCTATACCGCGAATCATTTTGTATTTATAGCCTGAGAAGTCAAGCTCAGTACTTCGTTTGTCGTTGGCAAAGCGGGCGGTGTCCCATGTTTTATAGATAATGGAATCCCAGGCGCCGGGGCCTTTCTGCCAAAAGCACCAGGTACGATCATTATCTTTTTTGCTATCAGGATCGATAAGCAAAACCGAAGCATCGGTAAACTTTCTGCTGATGGCCATTTTGTAAACCGTCATCAGCGAAGCCAGCCCAGCCCCGGCAAAAATGTAGTCGTAATGCTTCATAGTAGCCAAAAATACGCATTTGGCAGAACTTTAGCATTTGAATTATTTAGACTGACCTAAAAATTAATTTATATTTGTGTATAATTTATCCGTAATGACCTATTCTGAAGAAAACTACCTTAAGGTAATTTACCATCTTTCGCAAAATGCCAACAAAGGTGTTACCACCAATGCCATTGCCAATGTGATGGAAAGCAAGCCGTCTTCGGTTACCGATATGGTGCAAAAACTCGCCGATAAAGAACTGGTGATCTATAAAAAATACCAGGGGGTAGCACTAACGGATAAAGGAAAGTTTATGGCCCTGATGATCGTACGCAAGCACCGCCTGTGGGAAGTTTTTCTGGTGGAAAAGCTTCATTTCTCATGGGATGAGGTGCACGACGTAGCCGAGCAGCTGGAACACATCAAAAGTGAAAAGCTGACGGACAAGCTCGACGAATTTCTCGATTTCCCTACTGAAGACCCGCATGGCGACCCGATACCCGACCGCAACGGCAAGATAGCCAAGACCGATAAGAAGCTGCTCTCCGAAATGGCGATCGGCAGGAAAATGATATGCGTGGGCGTGAAGGACAGCTCGCCGCCGTTCCTGCAATACCTCGACAAGCAGCAAATCGCCCTCGGCTCTGCCATAGAGATCATAAGCAAGGAAGATTTCGACATGTCGCTTACCCTTCGCCTGGGCGATAAGGAAGTCACTGTATCTAATAAAATTGCCGCCAACCTTTTTGTAAAAACCGTATAAATGCAGCACACCAATAGCAACAGCCATTCGCTGGAAGAAGTACATGAGTCGGTAGCCGTAGGACAGAATACCTCGGTGTGGAAAAAGATACTGGCCTTTTTCGGACCGGCCTATATGATCAGCGTCGGCTATATGGACCCCGGCAACTGGGCTACCGATATTGCCGGCGGAAGCCAGTTTGGCTATACATTACTGTGGGTATTGCTCATGAGCAACATCATGGCGCTCCTCCTGCAAAGCCTTAGCGCCCGCTTGGGTATTGTCAGCCGTAGGGACCTGGCGCAGGCTTCGCGCGAAACCTACTCTAAGGGCATTAACGTAGTGTTATACGGCCTGGCCGAAATTGCCATTGCCGCCTGCGACCTTGCCGAAGTACTGGGTATGGCGATAGGATTAAAATTATTATTCGACCTGCCGCTGCTTTGGGGCGTGAGCATTACCATGCTCGATACTTTCCTCCTGCTGTTCCTCATGAACAAAGGAATCAAAAAGATGGAGGCCTTTATCATCGGGCTTATTGCCATTATAGGCCTTTCATTTTTAGTAGAAATGTTCTTTGCAAAACCTGATATGGCCGAAGCCGCTAAGGGACTTATACCTTCTATACCCAACAGCGCTGCGCTGTACATTGCTATAGGCATCATCGGCGCAACCGTAATGCCGCATAACCTGTACCTCCATTCGTCTCTGGTGCAGACCCGAAAGTTCGACCGTACTTTCAAGGGGATAAAACAGGCGATACGCTATAATTTTATAGATTCGGTCATTGCGCTCAACATGGCCTTCTTTGTCAATGCCGCTATACTTATATTGGCTGCCGCGACCTTTTATACCAACGGGTTCCATGAAGTTGCCGACATACAAGATGCACACAAGCTTTTAGAACCGATGCTTGGCTCCGGGTGGGCGGCCCCACTTTTTGCACTCGCGCTTATCGCCGCCGGGCAAAGCTCTACCATTACGGGCACCCTCGCCGGTCAGATCGTTATGGAGGGCTATCTTCACCTGCGCATACAGCCGTGGGTACGGCGCATCGTTACAAGGCTCATCGCCATCGTCCCTGCTTTCCTTACCATATTCTATTTTGGTGAAGATTCTACCGGGGAGCTGCTGGTGTTCAGCCAGGTGGTGCTTAGCCTGCAGCTGGGCTTCGCTATTATACCGCTCATTCATTTCGTTAGCGATAAGAAAAAGATGAAGGAGTTTGCTATCGGTACTATTACTAAGATCGCCTCGTGGGCAATAGCGCTCATTATTGTTTCGCTCAATGCCAAATTGGTTTATGATGAGATATATTCCTGGATTACCACTTCCCAAAACCCTGTTTATATTTGGGTATTTGTTGTGCCTTTGGCATTGGCCGCCGCCGGACTGCTGCTGTACATCATCCTTGAGCCGTTCGTCAGGAAAGAAAAAGATAAGTCAGCCCGGGGGCTGCACATGGACCAGGTAATGCTCTATGAACTTCCCGAAAAGCGTGTGTACAGCAATATCGCTGTCGCCCTCGATTTTTCGAAGACCGATACGCGTACCATTTCCAGCGCGTTACAGCTTGGAGGCAACACGGCGCATTATACCCTGATACATATCGTGGAAACTGTAGGCGCCATGATACATGGCGACCTGGCCGAAGATTATGAAACGGGCAGCGACATGGAGTACCTGTCCCGTTACCGCGACAGCCTGCGCGAACAGGGCTACAGTGTGGCTATAAGGCTCAGCTTCGGCAGCCCGAAAAAGCAGATACCGCAAATCATTAATGATGACGGTACTTTTGATATCCTTATTCTTGGAGCCCACGGGCACAACTGGCTAAAGGATATCATTTTCGGTACAACAGTAGATGCCGTGCGGCACAAGGTTAAAATACCCTTGCTGATCATTAAGGATTGATCTGTGCTTCTTTAGCATCATTCTGGAAAAATAAAATAAATTTACACAGTTTTGTCCCCGTTTTAAAATGCGGCTCGTTATAGAGGCATAACTTAAAATTTATACCATGAAAGATTTCGTTTTAATTTTCAGGAGTAATGATGATCCGGCACAAAGGCCATCGCCGGAGCAAATGCAGCAGGCATTCGCAAAATGGATGGACTGGATGGCCGGCATTGCTGCACAAAACAAAATGGTCGACAGGGGAAACAGGCTTTCTCCGGCCAATGTCAAGGTAGTAGCGCCGGGCAATGTGGTGACCGACGGCCCCTACACAGAGATCAAGGAGTTTATAAGCGGGTATACCATAATAAAATCCCATACGATTGACGAGGCGGTTGAAATTGCAAAAGGCTGCCCTATATTTGAGTTTGGCGGAAGGGTTGAAGTAAGGGCTGTAATTGCACCCGATGACAACGACTAACCAGCTGATACCCCATCTGTTCAGGCAGGAGTTTGCCAAAATGACGGCAGTTTTGTGCCGTCATTTTGGCCTTCTGTATTTAGAGACTGCCGAAGATATAGCGGGCGAAACATTCCTCAAGGCATCGGAATACTGGGCCGTGCATGGCATTCCCGATAACCCTGTTGCGTGGCTCTATACTGTTGCAAAAAATAAAGCGCGGGACCACATCAGGCACAACACCATTTTTCGCGATAAGGTAAGCAGGGAGCTAAAAGCCGATGGAATCTTTGAGGAAAACTCCTTTGAAGTCGACGACAGGATAATTGCCGACAGCCAGCTGGCCATGATATTTGCAGTTTGCAATCCGGCAAATCCTCCCGAAAGCCAGATTGCACTGGCCCTTCAGATATTATGCGGCTTTAGTGTCGAAGAAATTGCAGATGCTTTCCTGGCTAAGGCCGAAACCATTAAAAAGCGCCTGCATCGCGCAAGGTCAAGGCTCCGTAATGATAATTTCCGGATTAAGGATTTAGCCGGTAAAGAAGTCGCGGAGCGAATGGAGACTGTATTAAAGACTTTGTACCTCCTGTTTAATGAAGGTTATTTTTCCAGGTCGAATAACCGTACAGTCCGTAAGGAGCTATGTTGCGAAGCGATGCGGCTAACCCTTGTTTTAACCCAAAACCCGCTCACCGATTCGCCCGATAGTAATGCGCTGCTGGCATTAATGTGCTTTCAAAGTTCGCGGCTTGAGGCAAGGATGAACGAGGAGGGTGAGCTCATCCTGTTTGAAGACCAGGACAGGGCGTTGTGGGATAACGAACTGATACATAAAGGAAATAATTTCCTGGTAAATGCCTGTACAGGGGACAAAATTTCGAAATACCATCTGGAGGCAGGCATTGCTTACTGGCATACCACCGCGGCAACCACAGACAAATGGAAGCCTATACTGCAATTATATAATGAGCTTGTAATTATTGAATACTCGCCGGTCACTGCATTGAACCGTACATTTGCTTATGCGATGGTGCATGGAAATGAAATGGCCATAACCGAAGCCGAAAAGCTAAACCTGCCGGAAAGCAGCCACTACCACGCGCTTTTGGGTTACCTGTATAGCGATGTAAATGCAGATAATGC
Above is a genomic segment from Flavobacterium album containing:
- a CDS encoding HD domain-containing protein, which codes for MTNLIDITIAFVKAQLAHAEGGHDWFHIERVYNNAMNIAKGEDCDLLVVQLGALLHDIADSKFHDGDETVGPTLAWRFLSAQGVAEDTIIHVVNIIENISFKGGNFERKFDSIELDIVQDADRLDALGAIGIARAFNYGGFKNRGMYDPAIAPNLDMDKEEYKNTTAPTINHFYEKLLLLKDRMNTATGKKIAEGRHQYMEGFLEQFYGEWKGEK
- a CDS encoding acyl-ACP desaturase is translated as MSTHNVRLEVMQLLEKDINTFVDDYLIPVEKIWQPTDLLPDPQSESFYDDVKELREIAKDLPYDFWVVMVGDTITEEALPTYESWLMTVEGVNQVDEGGNGWSKWVRSWTGEENRHGDVLNKYLYLSGRINMREVEMTTQHLINDGFDIGTDRDPYKNFVYTSFQELATYISHNRVSQLAKKYGDNKLSKTCRLIAGDEMRHHMAYSEFINRIFQVDPSEMMLAFQYMMKQKIVMPAHFLRESGQKIGEAFEQFSDSAQRIGVYTAMDYVDILRKLIDKWQIDKINGLTAEAEKARDFLMKLPDRMARISERLVIPEESHIFKWVTPALVK
- a CDS encoding lysophospholipid acyltransferase family protein, with product MEKILSYPLSILFYLAFLIMLLIFHPIQWICLNVFGYQAHKKSVDLLNGCLVRTTHILGTTYDIQHLDRLPQGAPLILVANHQSMYDIPPIIWFMRKVHPKFISKKELGKGIPSVSYNLRHGGSVLIDRKDPKQALPAIKQIAEYIEKHKRSAVIFPEGTRSKTGEPKRFSENGLKILCKYAPSAYIVPISINNSWKLVRYGQFPLGLGNRLTFTVQEPFAIKDIPFAEVMERTENAVVQGIKN
- a CDS encoding BrxA/BrxB family bacilliredoxin encodes the protein MYPEELVRPMRAELSDAGFEELYTADAVKNAMSKEGTTLVVVNSVCGCAARNARPGAKMSLDGAKKPDHLITVFAGVDKEAVDEARSQMFPFPPSSPSMALFKNGELVHMLERHHIEGRPAEMIAENLKDAYEEFC
- a CDS encoding lycopene cyclase family protein: MKHYDYIFAGAGLASLMTVYKMAISRKFTDASVLLIDPDSKKDNDRTWCFWQKGPGAWDSIIYKTWDTARFANDKRSTELDFSGYKYKMIRGIDFYNFVFDELRNHPNIEFANKRVVEFADSGSRVTVMAGSESYTCNRLFNSIYNPALPLSQNKYPVLQQHFIGWHVATEKPVFDPQCPTFMDFSVLQKGNTRFMYALPLSETEAIVEYTLFSKDLLPQKEYEDAIKSYLDDLGAISYKIIDTEKGSIPMTCYPFWKRNTKNIVHIGSAGGWTKASTGYTFRNADKLSDRLVGHLLSDGPDMRKFHKKNRFWFYDLLLLDILAEKNHKGAAIFSAMFRSGKAAPVFKFLDEETSFIEELKVIWQCPKGLFIKALFKRLFRL
- a CDS encoding metal-dependent transcriptional regulator; the protein is MTYSEENYLKVIYHLSQNANKGVTTNAIANVMESKPSSVTDMVQKLADKELVIYKKYQGVALTDKGKFMALMIVRKHRLWEVFLVEKLHFSWDEVHDVAEQLEHIKSEKLTDKLDEFLDFPTEDPHGDPIPDRNGKIAKTDKKLLSEMAIGRKMICVGVKDSSPPFLQYLDKQQIALGSAIEIISKEDFDMSLTLRLGDKEVTVSNKIAANLFVKTV
- a CDS encoding Nramp family divalent metal transporter — protein: MQHTNSNSHSLEEVHESVAVGQNTSVWKKILAFFGPAYMISVGYMDPGNWATDIAGGSQFGYTLLWVLLMSNIMALLLQSLSARLGIVSRRDLAQASRETYSKGINVVLYGLAEIAIAACDLAEVLGMAIGLKLLFDLPLLWGVSITMLDTFLLLFLMNKGIKKMEAFIIGLIAIIGLSFLVEMFFAKPDMAEAAKGLIPSIPNSAALYIAIGIIGATVMPHNLYLHSSLVQTRKFDRTFKGIKQAIRYNFIDSVIALNMAFFVNAAILILAAATFYTNGFHEVADIQDAHKLLEPMLGSGWAAPLFALALIAAGQSSTITGTLAGQIVMEGYLHLRIQPWVRRIVTRLIAIVPAFLTIFYFGEDSTGELLVFSQVVLSLQLGFAIIPLIHFVSDKKKMKEFAIGTITKIASWAIALIIVSLNAKLVYDEIYSWITTSQNPVYIWVFVVPLALAAAGLLLYIILEPFVRKEKDKSARGLHMDQVMLYELPEKRVYSNIAVALDFSKTDTRTISSALQLGGNTAHYTLIHIVETVGAMIHGDLAEDYETGSDMEYLSRYRDSLREQGYSVAIRLSFGSPKKQIPQIINDDGTFDILILGAHGHNWLKDIIFGTTVDAVRHKVKIPLLIIKD
- a CDS encoding YciI family protein gives rise to the protein MKDFVLIFRSNDDPAQRPSPEQMQQAFAKWMDWMAGIAAQNKMVDRGNRLSPANVKVVAPGNVVTDGPYTEIKEFISGYTIIKSHTIDEAVEIAKGCPIFEFGGRVEVRAVIAPDDND
- a CDS encoding RNA polymerase sigma factor encodes the protein MTTTNQLIPHLFRQEFAKMTAVLCRHFGLLYLETAEDIAGETFLKASEYWAVHGIPDNPVAWLYTVAKNKARDHIRHNTIFRDKVSRELKADGIFEENSFEVDDRIIADSQLAMIFAVCNPANPPESQIALALQILCGFSVEEIADAFLAKAETIKKRLHRARSRLRNDNFRIKDLAGKEVAERMETVLKTLYLLFNEGYFSRSNNRTVRKELCCEAMRLTLVLTQNPLTDSPDSNALLALMCFQSSRLEARMNEEGELILFEDQDRALWDNELIHKGNNFLVNACTGDKISKYHLEAGIAYWHTTAATTDKWKPILQLYNELVIIEYSPVTALNRTFAYAMVHGNEMAITEAEKLNLPESSHYHALLGYLYSDVNADNAARHYKEAIRITKVKAEKQTLQKKLVQLQKG